A part of Scleropages formosus chromosome 3, fSclFor1.1, whole genome shotgun sequence genomic DNA contains:
- the rgs5b gene encoding regulator of G-protein signaling 5b: MCRGLAFLPAACLERAKGLKTLFGSFIHRSEISSNSHKTDKLSAPTSEESMKLRESFEKLLANKHGLAAFRAFLVSEFSEENIAFYLACEDYRSTKSPSKLIAKANKIYEEFVKIDAPREVNIDHETRAITKKNLERPTESSFNLAQNKIYTLMEKDCYPRFLRSAAYQEVAGRLTGKVTK, encoded by the exons ATGTGCAGAGGACTGGCCTTCTTGCCTGCCGCGTGCTTAGAGAG ggctAAGGGACTGAAGACACTTTTTGGCAGCTTTATTCATAGATCAGAGATTTCCAGCAACTCTCATAAAACAGATAAACTAAG TGCGCCTACCTCAGAAGAATCCATGAAGCTGAGAGAATCCTTTGAAAAGCTACTTGCAAATAAAC ATGGTTTAGCCGCCTTCAGGGCCTTCTTGGTGTCAGAGTTCAGCGAGGAAAATATCGCTTTCTATCTTGCCTGCGAGGACTACAGAAGCACAAAGTCGCCCTCGAAGCTCATCGCTAAGGCCAACAAAATCTATGAGGAATTTGTTAAAATCGATGCTCCGAGAGag GTCAACATTGATCATGAGACCAGAGCCATTACAAAAAAGAACCTCGAGAGACCTACAGAATCATCCTTCAACTTGGCTCAGAATAAAATTTACACACTCATGGAGAAAGACTGCTACCCACGCTTTCTCAGGTCTGCAGCCTACCAGGAGGTGGCCGGGCGGCTCACTGGAAAGGTCACCAAATAG